A window from Mesorhizobium sp. WSM2240 encodes these proteins:
- a CDS encoding D-lyxose/D-mannose family sugar isomerase: MKRSRINEIIREGDAFIRSFGYVMPPFAYWSPEDLKARRPEGIVDARLGWDITDYGQGKFDELGLFLFTVRNGRAEDLSRGTGMLYAEKIMISRKDQLSPMHRHVVKAEDIINRGGGKLVLELFMPAADGGIDREAEVVVATDGVIRKLPAGGLLKLDPGESVTLLPGVWHAFWGEGGDVLIGEVSTVNDDLTDNIFADPIGRFSNIEEDEPPLRLLVSDYDSWIDGKA; encoded by the coding sequence ATGAAACGTTCCCGCATCAACGAGATCATCCGCGAGGGCGACGCCTTCATCCGCTCTTTCGGCTACGTCATGCCGCCCTTTGCCTACTGGTCGCCGGAAGATCTGAAGGCGCGCCGGCCGGAAGGCATCGTCGACGCCCGCCTCGGCTGGGACATCACCGATTACGGCCAGGGCAAGTTCGACGAGCTCGGCCTGTTCCTGTTCACCGTGCGCAATGGCCGCGCCGAGGATCTGTCGCGGGGCACCGGCATGCTCTACGCCGAAAAGATCATGATCTCGCGCAAGGACCAGTTGTCGCCGATGCACCGGCACGTGGTGAAGGCCGAGGACATCATCAATCGCGGCGGCGGCAAGCTGGTGCTTGAGCTCTTCATGCCCGCGGCCGACGGCGGCATCGACCGCGAGGCGGAGGTCGTGGTGGCGACCGACGGCGTCATACGCAAGCTGCCGGCCGGCGGACTGCTGAAGCTCGATCCGGGCGAAAGCGTAACCCTGCTTCCGGGCGTCTGGCATGCGTTCTGGGGCGAGGGCGGCGACGTCCTGATCGGCGAGGTCTCGACCGTCAATGACGACCTGACCGACAACATCTTCGCCGATCCGATCGGCCGGTTCTCCAATATTGAGGAAGACGAGCCACCGCTCAGGCTGCTGGTGTCGGACTACGACAGCTGGATCGACGGCAAGGCCTGA
- a CDS encoding FAD-containing oxidoreductase gives MTRKFDAIIIGAGQAGPSLAGRLTAAGMTVALVERKFMGGTCVNTGCTPTKAMVASAYAAHLSRRAADYGVTVGGPVGVDMKAVKARKDRITLDSRGNLERWLKGMEKCTVFDGHARFESPRQVRVGDKLLEADRIFVNVGGRALVPDMPGVDRITYLTNSSMMDVDFLPRHLVVIGGSYVGLEFAQMFRRFGSEVTVIEKSPRLIAREDEDISAAVKDILEKEGIGIRLNSECISFEPRGDDICAGVDCSSGDRQVLGSHVLLAVGRRPNTDDLGLERAGVETDRHGYITVDDELRTSVPGIWALGDCNGKGAFTHTSYNDFEIVAANLLDDDKRRVSDRLSAYALYIDPPLGRAGMSESEAKKSGRNILVGARPMTRVARAVEKGETQGFMKIVADADSKEILGAAILGTGGDEAIHCILDTMYAKAPYTTLQRAVHIHPTVSELIPTVLGEMKPAN, from the coding sequence ATGACCCGAAAGTTCGACGCCATCATCATCGGCGCTGGCCAGGCGGGGCCGTCGCTTGCCGGCCGGCTCACCGCCGCCGGCATGACCGTCGCGCTCGTCGAGCGCAAGTTCATGGGCGGCACCTGCGTCAACACCGGTTGCACGCCGACCAAGGCGATGGTCGCCAGCGCCTACGCCGCCCACCTTTCCCGTCGCGCGGCCGATTACGGTGTGACCGTCGGCGGCCCTGTCGGCGTCGACATGAAGGCGGTCAAGGCCCGCAAGGACAGGATCACGCTCGACTCCCGCGGCAATCTTGAACGCTGGCTAAAAGGTATGGAGAAATGCACGGTTTTCGACGGCCATGCGCGGTTCGAGTCGCCGCGCCAGGTGCGCGTTGGCGACAAGCTGCTTGAGGCGGACCGCATCTTCGTGAATGTCGGCGGACGCGCGCTGGTGCCCGACATGCCGGGCGTCGACCGGATAACATACCTCACCAACAGCTCGATGATGGATGTGGACTTCCTGCCCAGGCACCTCGTGGTGATCGGAGGCAGCTATGTCGGCCTCGAATTCGCGCAGATGTTTCGCCGCTTCGGCAGCGAGGTGACGGTCATCGAAAAAAGTCCGCGCCTGATCGCACGCGAGGACGAGGACATTTCCGCCGCGGTGAAGGACATATTGGAGAAGGAGGGCATCGGAATCCGTCTCAATTCCGAATGCATCAGCTTCGAGCCGCGCGGCGACGATATCTGCGCCGGGGTGGATTGCAGCTCGGGCGACCGCCAGGTGCTCGGCTCGCACGTGCTGCTGGCAGTCGGCCGCCGGCCCAACACCGACGACCTCGGACTGGAGAGAGCCGGCGTCGAAACCGACCGGCACGGCTACATCACCGTCGATGATGAGCTACGCACCAGCGTCCCAGGTATCTGGGCGCTCGGCGACTGCAACGGCAAGGGCGCGTTCACCCACACCTCCTACAATGATTTCGAGATCGTGGCGGCGAACCTGCTCGACGACGACAAACGCCGCGTCAGCGACCGCCTGTCCGCATATGCGCTCTACATCGACCCGCCGCTCGGACGCGCCGGGATGAGCGAGTCCGAGGCCAAGAAATCAGGCCGGAATATCCTCGTCGGCGCGCGTCCGATGACGAGGGTCGCTCGCGCTGTCGAGAAAGGCGAGACGCAAGGCTTCATGAAGATCGTCGCCGACGCGGACAGCAAGGAAATCCTAGGCGCAGCGATCCTGGGAACCGGCGGCGACGAAGCCATCCACTGCATACTGGACACTATGTACGCGAAGGCGCCCTACACGACGCTGCAGAGGGCAGTGCATATCCATCCGACCGTCTCGGAGCTTATCCCGACCGTGCTCGGCGAGATGAAGCCGGCGAACTGA
- a CDS encoding LuxR C-terminal-related transcriptional regulator, producing MPSLAEQIPEPKPLAVRLASRGDLTSFLMELTCEINADSYMLLAIVHDRDRNDARIIASNWIFDAIELAGHRLIASLAQSPLAVAPGIRPRGIVTAEAPALPEILSAEEAKLLDVLGHGEIFALRLNVGRQRLFLMFSATAAGRIEPADLMRAQMQCCYALSQVPELLAAAALQDPLSDRERECLFWVSEGKTTDEVAVILGVSSNTVNSYITHAIQKFSAPNRAAAVATAIRSGII from the coding sequence ATGCCCAGCCTCGCAGAACAGATTCCGGAACCGAAGCCGCTCGCCGTCAGGCTGGCTTCGCGGGGCGATCTGACCAGCTTTCTGATGGAGCTGACCTGCGAGATCAACGCCGACAGCTATATGCTCCTCGCCATCGTCCACGACCGCGACAGGAACGATGCCCGCATCATTGCTTCCAACTGGATCTTCGACGCGATCGAGCTTGCCGGGCACAGGCTGATCGCCAGTCTCGCCCAGAGCCCGCTTGCCGTCGCGCCGGGAATACGGCCGCGCGGCATCGTCACCGCCGAAGCGCCCGCCCTTCCCGAAATCCTGAGCGCCGAAGAGGCAAAACTCCTTGACGTGCTCGGCCACGGCGAAATCTTCGCGCTCAGGCTGAATGTCGGCCGCCAGCGCCTCTTCCTGATGTTTTCGGCTACGGCAGCCGGCCGGATCGAGCCGGCCGACCTGATGCGGGCGCAAATGCAGTGCTGCTACGCCCTTTCGCAGGTGCCCGAACTGCTTGCCGCGGCGGCGCTCCAGGACCCGCTCTCGGACCGCGAGCGCGAATGCCTGTTCTGGGTTTCGGAGGGCAAGACAACCGACGAAGTGGCGGTGATCCTCGGCGTCTCCTCCAATACGGTCAACAGCTACATCACCCACGCCATCCAGAAGTTCTCCGCGCCCAACCGCGCCGCGGCGGTGGCCACCGCGATCAGGAGCGGCATCATTTGA
- a CDS encoding FliM/FliN family flagellar motor switch protein yields the protein MASPASPAETRAFILERLVGDRGETLHVIEAARGLGARALPILSDSLNATLASPLTIELGNIDVMRLGDVKADAAGNQAMTIASSPMSSDALVMLVDPDAIAVVVSALFGGDPDMPVAPIERELSPTEIEVATMMCQEVATSVNGWGARALNIHFPLPTAIAGSKRKGKVLRDGPAVRIEFKFTLGPSSGILHLLMPQRVLMHRTGSDAAGGGPAVTDWRARFSEEVMRSTVTLEAAMPLARMTLGDIAAFQEGQVIELEEGAQSQVRLSARKKTLFVCEFGKLGQNYTVRIRHQSDAGQEFIDGLMTG from the coding sequence ATGGCCAGCCCCGCCAGCCCCGCCGAAACACGCGCCTTCATACTGGAACGCCTCGTCGGCGACAGGGGCGAGACCCTGCACGTCATCGAGGCCGCGCGCGGCCTCGGTGCGCGCGCTCTGCCGATCCTGTCCGACAGCCTCAACGCCACGCTTGCCTCGCCACTCACCATCGAACTCGGCAATATCGACGTGATGCGGCTCGGCGACGTGAAGGCCGACGCCGCCGGCAACCAGGCGATGACGATCGCCTCCTCGCCGATGTCTTCGGACGCGCTGGTCATGCTGGTCGATCCCGACGCCATCGCCGTCGTGGTCAGCGCGCTGTTCGGCGGCGATCCCGACATGCCGGTGGCGCCGATCGAGCGCGAACTGTCGCCGACCGAGATCGAGGTTGCGACGATGATGTGCCAGGAGGTGGCGACCTCCGTGAACGGCTGGGGCGCTCGCGCGCTCAACATCCATTTCCCGCTGCCGACCGCGATCGCCGGGTCCAAGCGCAAAGGCAAGGTGCTGCGCGACGGGCCGGCGGTGCGCATCGAGTTCAAGTTCACGCTCGGCCCCAGCTCGGGAATTCTTCACCTCCTGATGCCGCAGCGCGTGCTGATGCACCGGACGGGGTCCGATGCCGCTGGTGGCGGCCCGGCGGTCACCGACTGGCGCGCCCGCTTCAGCGAGGAGGTCATGCGTTCGACGGTGACGCTCGAGGCGGCAATGCCGCTCGCCCGCATGACGCTTGGCGATATCGCCGCATTCCAGGAAGGCCAGGTGATCGAACTGGAAGAGGGCGCGCAATCTCAGGTCCGGCTTTCGGCGCGCAAGAAGACGCTGTTCGTCTGCGAATTCGGCAAACTCGGACAGAACTACACCGTCAGGATCAGGCATCAGTCCGATGCCGGCCAGGAATTTATCGACGGGCTGATGACCGGGTGA
- the flhB gene encoding flagellar biosynthesis protein FlhB translates to MSESADKDSKTEEATEKKIRDTIDKGKTPSSKETTVLASFVAILVFVVFFAGESVNELGVFLAMFLEKPEAWPLTTERDVIELYSGVIMQIAKMLGVMMVLLVVAGIGSSALQNMPQFVGERIRPQASRISLGSGWKRLFGIQGFVEFLKSLGKLGLAVLVLVFTLGESHHRLLAGMMTPPAAFSLVIRDIAIDILVAIVFVMGLIAAIDFVWSRFHWRQELRMTRQEVKDEMKQSEGDPIVKGRLRSLARDRARRRMMTAVPRATLIIANPTHFSIALRYVREENSAPVVLAKGQDLVALKIREIAVAHDIPIFEDVALARSMYKQVSVDSVIPAQFYQAVAELVRIVYGNKRKAN, encoded by the coding sequence ATGTCTGAGAGCGCCGACAAGGACAGCAAAACCGAGGAAGCCACCGAGAAGAAGATCCGCGACACCATCGACAAGGGCAAGACGCCCAGCTCGAAGGAAACGACGGTCCTTGCATCCTTTGTGGCGATACTGGTGTTCGTCGTCTTCTTCGCCGGCGAGAGCGTCAACGAACTCGGCGTCTTCCTTGCCATGTTCCTGGAGAAGCCGGAGGCCTGGCCGCTCACCACCGAGCGCGACGTGATCGAACTCTACAGCGGCGTCATCATGCAGATCGCCAAGATGCTCGGCGTCATGATGGTGCTGCTCGTGGTGGCGGGCATCGGTTCGTCGGCGTTGCAGAACATGCCGCAATTTGTCGGCGAGCGCATCCGGCCGCAGGCGTCGCGCATCTCGCTCGGCTCGGGATGGAAGCGCCTGTTCGGCATCCAGGGTTTCGTCGAATTCCTCAAATCGCTCGGCAAACTCGGCTTGGCCGTACTGGTCCTCGTCTTCACGCTCGGGGAAAGCCACCACCGGCTTCTGGCCGGCATGATGACCCCGCCCGCGGCCTTCAGCCTGGTGATCCGGGACATCGCCATCGACATCCTCGTCGCCATCGTCTTCGTCATGGGGCTGATCGCGGCGATCGACTTCGTGTGGTCGCGGTTCCACTGGCGGCAGGAACTCCGCATGACCCGCCAGGAGGTCAAGGACGAGATGAAGCAGTCCGAAGGCGATCCGATCGTCAAGGGCCGCCTGCGCTCGCTGGCGCGCGACCGCGCCCGCCGCCGCATGATGACGGCGGTGCCACGCGCGACGCTGATCATCGCCAACCCGACCCACTTCTCGATCGCGCTGCGCTATGTGCGCGAGGAGAATTCGGCGCCTGTGGTGCTCGCCAAGGGCCAGGATCTGGTGGCGCTGAAAATCCGCGAAATCGCCGTGGCCCACGACATCCCGATCTTCGAGGACGTGGCGCTCGCCCGATCCATGTACAAGCAAGTTTCGGTCGATAGCGTCATCCCTGCCCAATTCTACCAGGCGGTCGCGGAACTCGTGCGGATCGTCTACGGCAACAAGCGCAAAGCGAACTGA
- a CDS encoding alanine--glyoxylate aminotransferase family protein codes for MNAFSPPPRLLMGPGPSNVAPEVLAAQAKPTIGHLDPGFVKLMGIIKDQLRLALRTENRVTFPLSAPASLAMEMALVTLLERGDTAIVAQNGVFGGRMAEIARRAGAEVRLVSGEWGKPVDPEAVRAAIREAPRAKLVAFVHAETSTGARSDAATLCGLARGAGMLSVVDTVTGLGGIPVLVDEWQADVVYSGTQKCLSAPPGLAPITFSEGAVAAVKSRRTPIQSWFLDLGLMLGYWDGEHGRSYHHTAPVNALYSLHESLRRLLDEGLETAWARHRAAHERLAERLDELGFAFVVDREHRLPQLNTVWVPEGLDDASARRRLLDEFGIEIGGGLGPLAGRIWRIGLMGETCRMENVDRLAGAIAMILP; via the coding sequence ATGAACGCTTTTTCGCCGCCGCCACGCCTGCTGATGGGACCGGGCCCTTCCAATGTTGCGCCAGAGGTGCTTGCGGCGCAGGCCAAGCCGACCATCGGCCATCTCGATCCGGGTTTCGTCAAGCTGATGGGGATCATCAAGGACCAGCTCCGACTCGCCTTGCGGACGGAAAACCGCGTCACCTTTCCACTGTCTGCGCCGGCTTCGCTCGCTATGGAAATGGCGCTGGTGACGCTGCTCGAACGTGGGGATACGGCGATCGTCGCGCAGAACGGCGTGTTCGGCGGGCGCATGGCCGAGATTGCGAGACGCGCGGGCGCGGAGGTGCGCCTCGTTTCCGGCGAATGGGGCAAGCCTGTCGATCCCGAGGCGGTCCGCGCCGCGATCAGGGAAGCGCCCCGGGCGAAGCTGGTCGCCTTCGTGCATGCGGAGACCTCGACGGGCGCGCGCTCCGATGCGGCCACGCTGTGCGGACTCGCGCGTGGGGCGGGGATGCTGTCGGTGGTCGACACGGTGACAGGCCTCGGCGGGATCCCGGTCCTCGTCGATGAGTGGCAGGCCGACGTGGTCTATTCGGGCACGCAGAAATGCCTGTCCGCGCCGCCCGGTCTGGCGCCGATCACCTTTTCCGAAGGCGCGGTCGCGGCGGTAAAGTCGCGCAGGACGCCGATTCAGAGCTGGTTTCTCGATCTCGGCCTCATGCTCGGCTATTGGGACGGCGAGCATGGCCGCTCCTACCACCATACCGCGCCGGTCAACGCGCTTTACAGTCTGCACGAGAGCCTTCGCCGGTTGCTCGACGAGGGGCTGGAGACGGCCTGGGCGCGCCACCGGGCAGCCCATGAGCGGCTGGCTGAGCGGCTCGATGAACTCGGCTTTGCCTTCGTCGTCGACAGGGAGCATCGCCTGCCTCAGCTGAACACCGTATGGGTGCCGGAAGGGCTCGACGACGCGTCGGCGCGCCGGCGGCTGCTCGACGAGTTCGGCATTGAGATCGGCGGCGGGCTCGGACCTTTGGCCGGGCGCATCTGGCGCATCGGCTTGATGGGCGAGACCTGCCGGATGGAGAATGTGGATCGCCTGGCGGGCGCCATCGCGATGATCCTGCCGTAG
- a CDS encoding calcium-binding protein, translating to MSDGGFAMVFDDDEAGNIALQRFDSTGAFVGSEVIAAPLTGTDINSSPTVTLSDDGRLLVGWTVLVGEPSFFDADVHFSILDPRERIINGDGTSETITSRIDGATVNGNGGNDTLLGQNGEDTLNGGPGNDLLDGGAGNDTLIGGTGDDIYIVAAAGDITTENASEGTDAVRSYRDWVLAANIERLELQGSSNLNGVGNTLANTLIGNSGANSLSGGDGNDMLNGGAGNDSMVGGRGDDIFVVAAAGDTTVEAAAGGTDTVRSYIDWTLEAEVERLELKGPTSLTGIGNATNNTLVGNSGNNILSGREGNDYIAAGAGNDSLHGGNGNDTLIGGAGSDTLHGVAGNDRFDFDLVSDSPAGSASRDSILGGFSHGFDRIDLSTIDANALAGGNQAFSFIGSAAFSGVAGQLRYTNYSGTVIIDADVNGDSTADMQILVAGTNFMTGTDFIL from the coding sequence TTGTCCGACGGCGGCTTCGCCATGGTATTCGATGACGATGAGGCCGGAAACATCGCCCTGCAGCGTTTTGATTCGACGGGTGCCTTTGTTGGTTCGGAAGTTATCGCGGCGCCCTTGACCGGCACAGATATAAACAGCTCGCCGACAGTCACTCTCTCCGACGACGGCCGCCTGCTTGTCGGCTGGACCGTTTTGGTCGGCGAACCCTCCTTTTTCGACGCCGATGTTCATTTCTCTATCCTCGATCCACGCGAGCGTATCATCAACGGCGATGGCACATCCGAAACAATCACCTCCCGTATCGACGGTGCAACAGTAAATGGCAATGGCGGCAACGATACACTGCTCGGCCAAAACGGCGAGGACACTCTGAACGGGGGCCCCGGCAACGATCTGCTCGACGGCGGGGCCGGCAACGACACGCTGATCGGTGGCACAGGCGACGACATCTACATCGTGGCTGCGGCGGGCGACATCACCACCGAGAACGCCAGCGAAGGCACCGATGCCGTTCGCTCCTACAGGGACTGGGTGCTGGCCGCAAACATCGAGCGGCTAGAACTGCAGGGCTCGAGCAATCTGAACGGCGTGGGCAATACGCTCGCCAACACGCTGATAGGCAATTCCGGTGCCAACAGCCTGAGCGGCGGCGACGGCAACGACATGCTCAACGGCGGCGCGGGCAACGACTCAATGGTGGGCGGCAGAGGCGACGACATCTTTGTAGTAGCGGCAGCCGGAGACACTACGGTCGAGGCGGCTGCCGGCGGCACTGACACGGTTCGTTCCTACATCGACTGGACGCTTGAGGCGGAGGTCGAGCGGCTCGAGCTAAAGGGTCCGACCAGTTTGACCGGAATCGGCAACGCGACGAACAACACGCTGGTTGGAAATTCAGGCAACAATATCCTGAGCGGCCGTGAGGGGAACGACTATATCGCAGCCGGCGCGGGCAACGACTCACTGCACGGCGGGAACGGCAACGACACGTTGATTGGCGGCGCCGGCAGCGATACGCTCCATGGCGTCGCGGGAAATGACCGGTTTGATTTCGACCTGGTTTCCGACAGCCCGGCCGGATCTGCGTCCCGCGACTCGATCCTGGGCGGCTTCAGTCACGGCTTCGATCGCATTGATCTTTCGACAATCGATGCCAATGCGCTTGCTGGCGGCAACCAGGCCTTCTCCTTCATCGGCAGCGCAGCTTTTTCGGGCGTGGCCGGCCAGCTTCGCTATACGAACTACAGCGGGACCGTGATCATCGACGCCGATGTGAACGGCGACTCTACGGCCGATATGCAGATACTGGTCGCCGGCACCAACTTCATGACCGGCACCGATTTCATCCTCTGA
- the fliN gene encoding flagellar motor switch protein FliN — MTQTDAAATEADLPEEQLNRAIEELRGVLHDDPKPEGGPTVEASMRNSGVIMNIPVDVQIVLGSTEMPVSDLMALQKGSTVALNRRIGEPVDVVVNGRKIARGEITVLENDPSRFGIRLTEIISGKPA, encoded by the coding sequence ATGACACAGACCGACGCTGCGGCGACTGAAGCCGACCTGCCCGAAGAGCAGCTGAACCGGGCGATCGAGGAACTGCGCGGTGTGCTGCACGACGACCCGAAGCCGGAGGGTGGCCCGACGGTCGAGGCTTCGATGCGCAATTCCGGCGTCATCATGAACATACCGGTCGACGTCCAGATCGTCCTCGGCAGCACCGAAATGCCGGTTTCGGACCTGATGGCGCTGCAGAAGGGCTCCACCGTCGCGCTCAACCGGCGCATCGGGGAGCCGGTCGACGTCGTGGTCAACGGCCGCAAGATCGCGCGCGGAGAGATCACGGTGCTCGAAAACGATCCGTCGCGCTTCGGCATACGCCTGACCGAAATCATCAGCGGAAAACCCGCCTGA
- a CDS encoding DUF4126 domain-containing protein: MTVLILALLIGVIAGLRSMTAPAAVSWAAYLGWLPLDNSWAAFLGYRFTPWIFTVLAVTELISDQLPGTPSRKVPLAFGTRIVSGAFCGAAIGTAGGALVGGLIAGAVGAVLGTLGGYEARKRLVAAIDGKDLPIALLEDAVAIVGAFLIVSAAT; this comes from the coding sequence ATGACCGTCTTGATCCTCGCGCTGCTGATCGGCGTCATAGCCGGCTTGCGGTCAATGACCGCGCCTGCCGCCGTAAGCTGGGCGGCCTATCTCGGCTGGCTGCCGCTCGACAACAGCTGGGCTGCTTTTCTCGGCTATCGCTTCACGCCGTGGATTTTCACTGTTCTCGCCGTAACCGAGCTGATCTCCGACCAGCTTCCGGGCACGCCGAGCCGCAAGGTTCCGCTGGCGTTCGGCACGCGCATCGTCAGCGGCGCGTTTTGCGGCGCGGCGATCGGAACGGCCGGCGGTGCGCTTGTCGGCGGCCTGATCGCTGGCGCGGTCGGCGCGGTGCTGGGCACGCTGGGCGGCTACGAGGCGCGCAAGCGGCTGGTCGCGGCGATTGACGGCAAGGATCTGCCGATCGCCCTTCTCGAAGACGCCGTGGCCATAGTTGGCGCATTTCTGATAGTATCGGCAGCAACATGA
- a CDS encoding helix-turn-helix transcriptional regulator has product MKPEEVKSIAQSLFGEHRNPFGAFSLSSDSHQAVTIPDAVRRCRWIAIDLNAAAFGLFFVSPSMERSRLVPCFDSDYPQVSVPTKFVSGSNGEDIVRHARMSTLPCWWSSDEFAASADVFRALDCAIETVELVPGTSGIAFPVYAERGQCGLAVFYGPEIALPADQLHEIHARCFSLFNAVSRIRPGEFGKAPSISKRELECLKLTANGYTSEDIARLLKLSVHTANQYLTNTAQKLNAMNRMHAVAKALRMGLIE; this is encoded by the coding sequence TTGAAACCGGAAGAGGTCAAGAGCATCGCGCAGTCGCTGTTCGGCGAGCACCGCAATCCGTTCGGCGCCTTTTCGCTGAGTTCCGACAGCCATCAGGCAGTTACTATACCCGACGCAGTCCGCCGCTGCCGCTGGATCGCCATCGACCTCAACGCCGCCGCCTTCGGGCTGTTCTTCGTCAGCCCTTCCATGGAGCGGTCGCGCCTGGTTCCGTGCTTCGATTCCGACTATCCGCAGGTGTCGGTCCCGACCAAATTCGTGTCCGGAAGCAATGGCGAGGACATCGTCCGCCATGCGCGCATGTCGACGCTGCCCTGCTGGTGGAGCAGCGACGAATTCGCGGCTTCCGCCGACGTATTCAGGGCGCTGGACTGCGCGATCGAAACCGTCGAACTCGTCCCCGGCACGTCGGGCATCGCCTTTCCGGTCTATGCCGAGCGCGGACAGTGCGGCCTGGCCGTCTTCTACGGCCCGGAAATCGCCCTGCCGGCCGACCAGTTGCACGAGATCCACGCGCGCTGCTTTTCGTTGTTCAACGCCGTCTCGCGCATCAGGCCGGGCGAGTTCGGCAAGGCGCCCTCGATCTCCAAACGCGAATTGGAATGCCTGAAGCTGACCGCCAACGGCTACACCAGCGAGGACATCGCCCGGCTGCTGAAACTCTCGGTGCACACCGCCAACCAGTATCTCACCAACACGGCGCAGAAGCTGAACGCCATGAACCGCATGCACGCCGTCGCCAAGGCGCTGCGCATGGGGCTTATCGAGTAG
- a CDS encoding BA14K family protein, with protein sequence MKALLAILGGFVLTLAIFLSGAAVAAWFLTAKPVPEAGLKMDQAEIWTVQPREVDTAAQGFERLPARPVAPDPNSSTEFEVEVAENEAAEDLPSQPLDTTVTGSVQPTSSEEYPMPSAGLTAAHVEWCANRYRSYRPRDNSYTPYSGGRRTCVSPYMEADAGPSDDVSPPPDAEDSYAEDAGAPSFEPEYVSADTSGGDYVTQEHVNYCFSRYRSYRPEDNSYQPYGGGPRRQCR encoded by the coding sequence ATGAAAGCGCTGTTGGCGATACTTGGCGGCTTCGTGCTGACGCTTGCGATATTCCTGAGCGGGGCAGCCGTGGCAGCCTGGTTCCTCACCGCCAAGCCGGTGCCCGAGGCCGGGCTGAAGATGGATCAGGCGGAAATCTGGACTGTGCAGCCGCGTGAGGTGGACACGGCTGCACAGGGCTTCGAGCGCCTTCCCGCCCGACCTGTCGCGCCCGATCCGAACAGTTCCACCGAATTCGAAGTGGAAGTTGCGGAAAACGAGGCGGCGGAGGATCTCCCTTCACAGCCTTTGGACACGACCGTGACCGGTTCCGTCCAACCGACCAGCAGCGAGGAGTACCCAATGCCATCGGCCGGGCTGACTGCCGCCCACGTCGAATGGTGTGCGAACCGCTATCGGTCCTACCGTCCCCGTGACAACAGCTATACGCCCTACAGTGGGGGCCGGCGGACCTGTGTCTCGCCCTACATGGAGGCCGACGCCGGCCCGTCCGATGATGTTTCGCCGCCGCCGGATGCGGAGGACAGCTATGCGGAAGATGCGGGCGCGCCTTCATTCGAGCCGGAATACGTGTCGGCCGACACGAGCGGAGGCGACTACGTCACGCAGGAACATGTGAACTACTGCTTCAGCCGCTATCGCTCGTATCGCCCGGAAGACAACAGCTACCAGCCTTACGGCGGCGGACCTCGCAGGCAGTGCCGCTAG
- a CDS encoding flagellar motor switch protein FliG → MTTILATLTRPQKAAAILVAMGKPSASRLLKFFKQEELRALIEGARQLRTIPQSDLEKIVAEFEAEFTEGAGQLDSADKMDDILNEGLSPEEVQALKGDAKPLNAAKAPPPIWPQLEKADPLRLGAFIAAEHPQTSALILSKLAPQASANVLLTLEKGLRGEIIKRMMALTSIPETATRIVEGQLRSRVLSESTTKDTSAGQSRVASVLNEMEKSQMDEVMEDLEKSGATDLEGVRARLFSFDDIVLMTQKARVALFDGLSTELVTLCLRGAPPDMTEAVLSAIGARSRRMIESELSQGSEGIAMPDILKARRSVASTAIRMSHEGAFELPTAAAQAAAA, encoded by the coding sequence ATGACGACGATCCTGGCCACGCTGACACGGCCGCAGAAGGCTGCTGCCATATTGGTGGCTATGGGCAAGCCGTCGGCGAGCCGTCTGCTCAAATTCTTCAAGCAGGAAGAATTGCGGGCGCTGATCGAAGGTGCAAGGCAGTTGCGGACCATTCCGCAAAGTGACCTGGAAAAGATCGTCGCCGAGTTCGAGGCCGAGTTCACCGAGGGCGCGGGGCAGCTCGATTCAGCCGACAAGATGGACGACATATTGAACGAGGGCCTGTCGCCGGAGGAAGTGCAGGCGCTCAAGGGCGACGCCAAGCCTCTCAATGCCGCCAAGGCGCCGCCGCCGATCTGGCCGCAGCTCGAAAAGGCCGATCCGCTGCGGTTGGGCGCGTTCATCGCCGCCGAGCACCCGCAGACATCGGCGCTGATCCTTTCCAAGCTCGCGCCTCAAGCCTCCGCCAACGTGCTTCTGACGCTGGAAAAGGGCCTGCGCGGCGAGATTATCAAGCGGATGATGGCGCTGACCTCCATCCCGGAAACCGCAACCAGGATCGTGGAAGGCCAGTTGCGCAGCCGCGTGCTGTCGGAAAGCACGACCAAGGACACTTCCGCCGGGCAGAGCCGCGTCGCCAGCGTGCTCAACGAGATGGAAAAGTCGCAGATGGACGAGGTGATGGAAGACCTCGAGAAGTCCGGCGCGACCGATCTCGAAGGCGTGCGGGCGCGGCTGTTCTCGTTCGACGACATCGTGCTGATGACGCAGAAGGCGCGGGTGGCGCTTTTCGACGGGCTGTCGACCGAACTCGTGACGCTGTGTTTGAGGGGCGCGCCGCCGGACATGACCGAGGCGGTGCTGTCGGCGATCGGCGCCCGCTCGCGGCGCATGATCGAATCCGAGCTTTCGCAGGGGTCGGAAGGTATTGCGATGCCGGACATTCTCAAGGCGCGCCGGTCGGTAGCTTCGACCGCGATCCGCATGTCGCATGAAGGAGCCTTCGAACTGCCCACGGCCGCCGCCCAAGCCGCCGCGGCCTGA